The DNA window GGCCGGCCCGACGCCGGTCTCCGCGCTGATCCACGCCGCGACGATGGTCACCGCCGGCGTCTACATGCTCGCGCGGATGTCGGCTCTCTTCTGGCACGCCCCGGCGGCGATGCTGGTCGTGGCGATCGTCGGCTGCGCGACCGCCGTCTTCGCCGGCTCGATGGGCATGGCGCAGTACGACATCAAGAAGGTGCTCGCCTACTCGACGGTCTCGCAGCTCGGCTACATGTTCCTCGGGATCGGCGTCGGCGCGTACGGCGCGGCGGTCTTCCACCTCGCCACGCACGCCTTCTTCAAGGCCTGCCTCTTCCTCGGCGCCGGCGCGGTGATCCTGCAGTGCGGCCACACCAACGACATGCGGCACTACGGCGGCCTCTGGAAGCGGATGCCGACGACGGCGAGGACGTTCCTGATCGCCACGCTGGCCCTCGCCGGGCTGCCGCCGCTGTCGGGCTTCATGTCGAAGGACGAGATCCTCGCCAAGTCGCTGCTCTCGACCCACGGGAGCTGGATCCTCTGGGCGCTCGGCACGGCCGGCGCGTTGATGACGTCGTTCTACATGTTCCGCGCCGTCTACATGACGTTCTTCGGCGAAAACCGCACCCCGGCCCCGGTCGTGGTCAAGGAAGCGCCGAAGGTCATGACGAACGTGCTCGCGGTCCTCGCCGCCGGCGCGGTCGTGGTCGGCTTCGTCGGCATGCCGGGCGGCTTCACGAAGGTCCTCGGCGTCGAGAGCGACCTGAACTGGTTCGCGGCGAAGCTGAAGCCGGTGGTGATGGCGCGCGGCGTCGTCGCCGCGCGGGCCGGGCACGGCGAAGGCGCCGAGGCGGCGGAGAGCGCCGCGGCGGCGGCCGAGACGCCCGCGCCCGCGGCGGCCGAAGCGCCCGCGGCGGCGGCGATCCCCGCGCCGGCGAACGTCGTCCGCGAAGGGGCGAGCCACCCGTCGTATCTCGGCGAGCTCGGCCTCTTCGTCCTCGCGATCGTCGTCTGCGGCGCCGGGTTCCTCGTCGCGCGGGCCAACTTCTCCGGCGACGCGTCGAAGGCGGCGGCGTGGGGC is part of the bacterium genome and encodes:
- a CDS encoding NADH-quinone oxidoreductase subunit L; amino-acid sequence: AGPTPVSALIHAATMVTAGVYMLARMSALFWHAPAAMLVVAIVGCATAVFAGSMGMAQYDIKKVLAYSTVSQLGYMFLGIGVGAYGAAVFHLATHAFFKACLFLGAGAVILQCGHTNDMRHYGGLWKRMPTTARTFLIATLALAGLPPLSGFMSKDEILAKSLLSTHGSWILWALGTAGALMTSFYMFRAVYMTFFGENRTPAPVVVKEAPKVMTNVLAVLAAGAVVVGFVGMPGGFTKVLGVESDLNWFAAKLKPVVMARGVVAARAGHGEGAEAAESAAAAAETPAPAAAEAPAAAAIPAPANVVREGASHPSYLGELGLFVLAIVVCGAGFLVARANFSGDASKAAAWGERLAFPRRVLHRKWFVDEFYQAALLGPFMAACRGFHAVDRWVVDGAVNGTGRATLLVSHIKAAFDRWVVDSAVNGVGWLVGLGGKALRRLQSGFVQSYAAAMVLGAFALLAAYVLLAR